The Manihot esculenta cultivar AM560-2 chromosome 11, M.esculenta_v8, whole genome shotgun sequence genome includes a region encoding these proteins:
- the LOC110626808 gene encoding protein RER1B, with the protein MEGVVGEGASVASPVAQWGHDAWRMYQYYLDKTTPHTIYRWIGSLVIVAIYCWRVYYVQGFYIVSYGLGIYLLNLLIGFLSPLVDPELEPSDGPLLPTKGSDEFKPFIRRLPEFKFWYSFTKAFCIAFVMTFFSMFDVPVFWPILLCYWIVLFALTMRRQIAHMIKYKYIPFNIGKQKYVGKKASASSCGSRGD; encoded by the exons ATGGAGGGAGTTGTGGGTGAGGGTGCCTCAGTGGCATCGCCTGTAGCCCAGTGGGGACATGATGCTTGGAGGATGTATCAATATTACCTGGATAAGACTACACCTCATACAATCTATAGGTGGATCGGGAGTCTTGTTATAGTGGCTATTTACTGTTGGCGAGTTTATTATGTTCAAGGGTTTTACATTGTTTCCTATGGGCTTGGAATATATCTACTGAATTTGCTTATTGGGTTTTTGTCACCTTTGGTTGATCCTGAACTTGAACCTTCTGATGGGCCTTTATTGCCCACAAAGGGTTCTGATGAATTCAAGCCATTTATTCGACGCCTCCCAGAATTCAAATTCTg GTATTCCTTCACCAAGGCATTCTGCATAGCATTTGTCATGACCTTCTTCTCAATGTTTGATGTTCCTGTGTTTTGGCCAATACTTCTTTGTTACTGGATTGTTCTTTTTGCCCTTACTATGAGGCGCCAAATTGCACATATGATCAAATACAAGTATATTCCTTTCAACATCGGGAAACAG AAGTATGTTGGTAAGAAAGCTTCTGCAAGTAGCTGTGGTTCACGTGGGGATTAA
- the LOC110626807 gene encoding phenylcoumaran benzylic ether reductase POP1 translates to MASNSKILIIGGTGYIGKHIVEASAKSGHPTFALVRESTLSGPAKSTIIDNFKSLGVNFLVGDLYDHESLVKAIKQVDVVISTVGQGQVPDQVKIIAAIKEAGNIKRFFPSEFGNDVDHVHAVEPVKSAFNDKVKIRRAIEAAGIPYTYVASNIFAGYLLPNFNQLGATAPPRDKVVILGDGNPKAIFNKEDDIAAYTIKAVDDPRTLNKILYIRPPANIYSFNDLVSLWEKKISTTIERIYVPEEQLLKTIQEAEFPLNIIYALAHSVFVKGDQTNFEIEESFGVEASELYPEVKYTAVDEYLNAFV, encoded by the exons ATGGCATCAAACAGCAAGATTCTGATCATCGGAGGAACTGGGTACATCGGAAAACACATAGTGGAAGCCAGTGCAAAGTCTGGTCACCCAACTTTTGCTCTTGTGAGAGAGTCCACtctctctggccctgcaaagtCCACCATCATCGACAATTTCAAGAGCCTTGGCGTCAATTTCCTCGTT GGAGATTTGTACGATCATGAGAGCTTGGTGAAGGCAATAAAGCAGGTAGATGTGGTGATCTCCACAGTAGGTCAAGGTCAAGTACCTGATCAAGTGAAGATCATCGCTGCCATTAAAGAAGCTGGGAACATTAAG AGATTCTTCCCCTCAGAATTTGGAAATGATGTTGATCACGTCCACGCAGTTGAGCCAGTAAAATCAGCATTTAACGACAAGGTTAAAATCCGACGTGCTATTGAGGCTGCAGGAATCCCATACACCTATGTGGCTTCCAACATTTTTGCTGGGTATTTGCTGCCAAATTTCAACCAGCTTGGAGCCACAGCTCCTCCGAGAGATAAAGTCGTCATCTTGGGTGATGGAAATCCCAAAG CAATTTTCAACAAGGAAGATGACATAGCCGCCTATACAATTAAAGCTGTGGATGACCCGAGAACCTTAAACAAGATCCTGTATATTAGACCTCCAGCCAACATCTATTCATTCAATGATCTCGTGTCCTTGTGGGAGAAGAAGATCAGCACCACCATTGAAAGGATCTATGTTCCTGAGGAGCAACTTCTCAAGACCATTCAAG AGGCCGAGTTCCCATTGAATATCATATATGCACTTGCTCACTCAGTGTTTGTGAAGGGAGATCAGACCAATTTTGAGATAGAAGAATCATTTGGAGTAGAGGCATCAGAGCTTTATCCTGAGGTCAAATATACTGCAGTAGACGAATACCTTAATGCCTTTGTTTGA